Proteins found in one Homalodisca vitripennis isolate AUS2020 chromosome 4, UT_GWSS_2.1, whole genome shotgun sequence genomic segment:
- the LOC124361479 gene encoding coiled-coil domain-containing protein 81-like, translated as MTVDVIEEAINNYKPIIGRIYSVSDAQKVWDGVAQWIAAYLYKHKGVVVPGLGTFTLSEWALDTGLGKPLIISRPAFFITETLVQSFTIKQRQVFTANNVACHMIHYGGVAALAGLDRSTVKVCVQEVVQALKRLLWENKNLRLNLGVIGQLTICDKQVSLEYRRELLNKMRDLTEQRRSTIKPVYPWSPKRILE; from the exons ATGACTGTCGATGTGATTGAGGAAGCTATAAACAACTACAAACCAATCATAGGGCGAATTTATTCAGTATCAG ATGCACAGAAAGTATGGGATGGCGTAGCGCAGTGGATTGCAGCTTATTTGTACAAACACAAG GGGGTGGTGGTGCCTGGTTTGGGTACATTCACTCTGTCAGAATGGGCCCTCGATACCGGGTTAGGCAAGCCACTTATTATTAGTCGTCCAGCCTTCTTCATCACCGAAACCTTGGTCCAATCTTTCACCATCAAACAACGACAGGTCTTCACCGCCAACAAT gtCGCTTGCCACATGATTCACTACGGAGGAGTGGCTGCACTGGCCGGACTAGACCGCTCGACGGTGAAGGTCTGCGTGCAAGAAGTGGTACAG GCATTGAAACGTCTGTTGTGGGAAAACAAGAACTTGAGGTTGAATTTAGGAGTGATCGGCCAGCTGACTATCTGCGACAAACAAGTCAGCCTGGAGTACCGCAGGGAACTGCTAAACAAAATGCGAGATCTGACGGAGCAACGAAGATCGACTATAAAGCCAGTTTACCCATGGTCACCGAAAAGGATCCTTGAATAA